The Theobroma cacao cultivar B97-61/B2 chromosome 2, Criollo_cocoa_genome_V2, whole genome shotgun sequence genome includes the window aggataattaattaagttggaattaattgaaagagatcaaaataaagtgaaaaattaaattaaaataaaactgttgtatttagggttacaaattagtttggctatataaatatctTATGTTAGCAAACTAAAACTCGAAGCCTCCAACCACTTCTTAgttgtttcataaaataagaaaagaaaaatagttttctttttttgacaaaaataaaattcgagaagaatttttggtctttttgttttagaaacaaaacttgctagcacaagtaaaaatcctacctttgagaaggtcttattCAGTCATTGTGTGGATTATTgttagaggccaaacacttgggtggctgaagatttgacaaatcctaaaggtgaagaagcaaagacTTTAGATTTAATTGGTCTCGATTACGATATCTAGAGCAACGTACataactcttaaacttatgagtgttcataattaatttgaaagttacataaaaaacacaaatattGATCTTGTAGGATTCAACTGTTTCTCTGATTAAATACTAGTTTATTTTTCTGCtacattataattttaatttattgattatttttcatatttgagcatgaggtcgaatccaagcagtggtatcagagcctttgtttaatgtttttcatgtaattttcatgcttgattCTTGGTGATAATCAATAGGATTTGTGTGTTGATTTGGtatatatcaattttaaaggctttctttaaaatttgtttttctcttttaatttaaatctgGACAACAtgtaattaattcattaaaatatgttttaaaaagtttaaaatcatgtttAGTTGAAGAATTAATAATTCGATTAAAAGGTTTGCAAAGCCAAATTAAAACCAAATAGTTTTGAGGTGTTTTGGAGACTAATGTGTTGATCAATTTTTACTAACATTGGGTAAGTGTTATGAgcaatttttaattgttaaaaattagttttatctAATTAAATTGCTACATGTTTCGGCCAAACTTGATTTAGTATAAAAAAGGttcataaaaatcatgttttcaagttccaaaacaacaaagattCAATGCAGAATTTGGACAGCTACGATCTATTTTGGTGTCTTAATTCTTCAtgaattttgtgtttaattgtTAAACACACTTGCTGGAAATTTTCATCAGCTTTTCCATGAGTTTGACTCATGATTTATGGAGTTTTAACAGAACTTAAGTAccatctattttaattttgggtaattcataaaaaaatagaaaattgtttcctactttaaaagcaattcctaaaattaaggataaaattttaattttgggtgattcataaaaataggaaattgtttcctactttaaaagaaattcctaaaattaaggatagtattttaatttggaaaaTTCATAGGAAATAGTTTCCTACTTTAGAAGAAATTCCTAAAGTTATGTGATAGCATTGAACTTTCCttaaaatttaagtttgaCTAGAAGCTTTCAAAAATTTGGAAGTCACCATTTAGGTAACTTGAACAACAtacaatttaggaaactaattcatgttctaaatattagaaattaaaatgttatctTAGATATATTTCAGGAAGTTTGCCTAAAATAAAGAggtttctaaaattaaaagaagttttaattatggaaagaagtaaaatggaaagtctttaaaaggaaaattttatttcaatgaatTTCTAAGAAGATATTCAGAGTAAAATGTTTActttaagtgttttgaaaaatgagaatttcttaaacactaaattgaaataaaacaatatcaaataatttgaGTCTAACACTTTAAGTGAATTAATTGATGCTTTTCTCAAATAACACACAAGATCACCAAGTGATATTGAGCTTGCATTTATTTTTGTGCTTGTGATTAtgattataaaacataaggatgattatggacttagaCCTTAGAAGATTTGGTCATGgatggttaaatttttttttctcatggtatttgttttaaaataggATTTGCGCACCCTGCCTTATCTCCATTTTCTCTGggttgtaaaattcttttcttaccTAACTCCCTCCAAATGTAACTTGAGGTTtcttgattataaaatgtaattaattacATCAAAGTGTAAAACTAGGGTTAGatagaaaaatttttgtaaattgaAGATGGAGATCTGAAGGCACCATGGAGATTCAAGGAGATTACAAACAAAGCTTGAAGACAATGTTTGTGTAAATCCCCTAGGAATTTGACCAACTAATTTCCTTAATGGCTcgaggaaattagaattagtaaagtccataatcatcctagTAGTTGGCatgagatagatttatttttaaaatatatatatgatatatgtgAAATGAGATAAATGCTATACATGTCAACAACGTCAAATCAATGAGaccttaattaatgaattaataaataaaaatccatCATTAATAAACTAAGTCAAAAAGTTACCTTCCACCATATAACAAGATAACCAGGTTGCTCTTGTAATTGGAGGCTTCTTGAGTCACTCAAGGCCAAACTTTTACAAGAGTACGTTTGAATTGttggtgggtcttactcaactagtacCATGTTGTTCGGATGTGTCACACATGGCCACATAGTATTAGAGGCATAGTTAGGCAAAATGTATATGATGCATTTAGACAAAGAGTTGTCACCTAACTGATCTAGAAGTTATTTAAGATACAATTGATAAGCTAAGTTATCTACCTAATTAGTTTCATTATGACttgttgagtcactcaagATCATGGGTGGATGAAAAGGGTCCTAGTtcaataagaagtttaaaggTTAAATTTATCAGAATAGTAGAAGAGggctattattttgataaaatattaagaataatcatataagaTTCTAAAATCTTgtctttatgattatataatgTACGTTAATGactaataatcatatatgttgatttatatAAGATATAAATCTATCATGGCGAATAGTTTATCACTTAGAAGCATACTTGATGCAAACAAGTTGATAAGCCCAAATTTCATTGACTGGTTTCGCAATATCAAGATTCTCttgaaagaagagaaaaaggctTATGTCCAAGATGATCCTATTCTTGAGGAACCTAGCGATGATGCTACAAATGAGGAAAAAGAGGCGTATATAATTTATATCGATGATCTCGATCAAGCCACATATGTGATGTTGGCTAGTATGGCTCCAAATcttcaaaagcaacatgaagCTATGAACGCTCTAGATATTATCCTAAACCTTAGAGAAATGTTCGATAAGGAAAGTCGCACAAAGAGATTCGACATCTCAAGGGACTTGTTTTTATGTAAGATGTTTGAGGGAAGCCCAGTAAGGCCTCATGTGCTTTAGATGATAAGATATATCACTCGACTTGAGCAGTTGGGTTGGGTTATGGATCATGATTTGAGTATAGACTGTCACGACTCATAATCTTACATTTACATCTCATAATCTTAACTCTTAagtactttacatcacatgtacgtatttacaaacaaaaatgactctggGCTTCTAGTGGAATGACCAAGGTAAAGGTACGGCTATGGAATGCCAAGATATCTACCAAGGAGATGAAACTACgtggacacctcgacctaggttccaactgcctcctgatctgaaaacatgaagttgaaaacagtgagtacaaactcagtgagtgaacataagaagggaacaagcaacaataagaaaagttGATAATCACGATgcatttatttgaaaacaatgcgatttagttcaagttcttattaaaatccctccattaaacccttggttattaaatcatttaatgatgaaggaaccacattcagcatgaaattggaaagagagaaaattccCAGCAATAATCCGAACAAGGCAGCATAATAGACAGATTATTGCTGTAGCGAAAAAGcattcttgctacagcgaaCTTCTAGCACAAATCATCAACGGAACGAGGGTTTCACTCAATTGCACGAGG containing:
- the LOC108660668 gene encoding uncharacterized protein LOC108660668, yielding MANSLSLRSILDANKLISPNFIDWFRNIKILLKEEKKAYVQDDPILEEPSDDATNEEKEAYIIYIDDLDQATYVMLASMAPNLQKQHEAMNALDIILNLREMFDKESRTKRFDISRDLFLCKMFEGSPVRPHVL